The following proteins come from a genomic window of Candidatus Binataceae bacterium:
- the mltG gene encoding endolytic transglycosylase MltG, with protein sequence MRRFVAIAVSIVFILTIVSAVGYRYALPPAPFSEPRMVTVEKGQSFRQVAHSLESAGVVRSALMFLLYAQFTGTARKVKPGDYAFRGGEGMAEVMRHLVRGDFVVVTVIIPEGLTIHEIAQRVGETGLVCPDDFEREAKGGALVQALGLMPLGAEGYLFPATYKFSPRATVNDILSAMLGRFYQNLTPQVEEQMFKRGLDARRLVTMASIVEKEAKMPGERPLIAGVFYNRLKLGIPLQSDPTAEYSLDGESAAAAVRTPSAYNTYVIAGLPPGPIANPGLKSIDAALYPARTDFLYFVARDDGTHVFSKTLKEHNEAIASLRKAALHTAAVPAKTAHERHPE encoded by the coding sequence ATGCGCAGGTTCGTCGCGATCGCCGTCTCGATAGTCTTCATCCTGACGATCGTCTCTGCCGTCGGGTATCGGTATGCGTTGCCGCCTGCGCCGTTCTCGGAGCCGCGCATGGTCACAGTCGAGAAGGGGCAATCGTTCCGCCAGGTGGCGCATTCTCTCGAATCGGCCGGCGTCGTTCGCAGCGCTCTCATGTTCTTGCTCTATGCGCAATTCACTGGCACCGCGCGCAAGGTGAAGCCGGGCGACTATGCGTTCCGCGGCGGCGAAGGCATGGCGGAAGTCATGCGTCATTTGGTCCGCGGCGATTTCGTCGTGGTCACCGTGATCATACCGGAAGGACTGACGATTCATGAAATCGCTCAGCGCGTAGGCGAGACCGGTCTCGTCTGCCCCGACGATTTCGAGCGCGAGGCCAAGGGCGGCGCGCTCGTGCAGGCGCTCGGCTTGATGCCGCTGGGCGCAGAGGGCTACCTGTTTCCCGCGACGTATAAGTTCTCGCCGCGGGCGACAGTCAATGACATTTTGAGTGCGATGCTCGGGCGCTTCTACCAGAATCTCACGCCGCAGGTGGAAGAGCAGATGTTCAAGCGGGGGCTCGACGCACGCCGCCTGGTCACGATGGCGTCGATCGTCGAGAAGGAAGCGAAGATGCCGGGCGAGCGGCCGCTTATCGCGGGGGTGTTTTACAATCGCCTCAAGCTCGGAATTCCGCTTCAATCGGACCCGACCGCCGAATATAGTCTCGACGGAGAATCGGCTGCCGCGGCGGTTCGCACGCCGTCGGCCTATAACACCTACGTGATCGCCGGCCTGCCGCCGGGACCGATCGCAAATCCGGGACTCAAGTCGATTGACGCGGCGCTCTATCCGGCACGCACCGATTTTTTATACTTTGTCGCTCGCGATGACGGCACTCACGTGTTTTCGAAAACGCTCAAGGAACATAACGAAGCGATCGCATCGTTGCGCAAAGCCGCCCTTCACACCGCCGCCGTGCCGGCGAAGACAGCACATGAAAGACATCCTGAATAG